CTGCATGAAATGGAGGTTGCAACGCCGGGCCCGCCGACCGGCACTTGCCATCCACGCGACCGCCAAATTGCATCTCGCGAAGGAGCACCTTATGATTTTTGCCCCGTCCGTCTCGAAGGTTGCCGATCGCGATCTACAACAGCGAATTCTCAACTATTTGTTCGGGCAACATGTCTCCGACCTACGATTCTTAGCCGTCGAAGCGCGCCGCGGGGTTGTCACGCTGCGCGGCCGCGTGCATACTTTTCATCAAAAGCAGCTCTGCCTCAATTGTTGCCAGCGCGTCGCCGGAGT
Above is a genomic segment from Pirellulales bacterium containing:
- a CDS encoding BON domain-containing protein, yielding MIFAPSVSKVADRDLQQRILNYLFGQHVSDLRFLAVEARRGVVTLRGRVHTFHQKQLCLNCCQRVAGVVRINDQIEVSRLLG